One part of the Ralstonia pickettii genome encodes these proteins:
- the rpsN gene encoding 30S ribosomal protein S14, whose product MAKLSLIEREKKRAKLVAKYAEKRAALEAIVADQSKSEEERYEARLKLQALPRNANPTRQRNRCSITGRPRGTFRKFGLARNKLREIAFKGEIPGLTKASW is encoded by the coding sequence GTGGCTAAATTGTCTCTGATCGAACGCGAGAAGAAGCGTGCCAAGCTCGTGGCCAAGTACGCTGAGAAGCGCGCCGCTCTCGAAGCCATCGTGGCCGACCAAAGCAAGTCGGAAGAAGAGCGCTACGAAGCGCGTCTGAAATTGCAAGCGCTGCCGCGCAACGCAAATCCGACGCGTCAGCGCAACCGCTGCTCGATCACCGGTCGTCCCCGCGGTACGTTCCGTAAGTTCGGCCTGGCGCGTAACAAGCTCCGCGAGATCGCCTTCAAGGGCGAGATCCCGGGTCTGACGAAAGCCAGCTGGTAA
- the rpmJ gene encoding 50S ribosomal protein L36, whose amino-acid sequence MKVLASVKRICRNCKIIKRKGVVRVICSSDPRHKQRQG is encoded by the coding sequence ATGAAAGTGCTGGCTTCTGTTAAGCGCATTTGCCGCAACTGCAAAATCATCAAGCGCAAGGGCGTGGTGCGTGTGATCTGCTCGTCGGACCCGCGTCATAAGCAGCGCCAAGGCTAA
- the rpsM gene encoding 30S ribosomal protein S13, with translation MARIAGVNIPNHKHTVIGLTAIYGIGRSRAQKICEATGIPTDKKVKDLTDPDQDALRKEIEKFLVEGDLRRETTMNIKRLMDLGCYRGVRHRKGLPMRGQRTRTNARTRKGPRKAGVALKK, from the coding sequence ATGGCACGTATCGCAGGGGTCAACATCCCCAACCACAAACATACCGTGATTGGCCTGACGGCGATCTACGGTATCGGCCGCTCGCGCGCTCAGAAGATTTGCGAGGCTACTGGCATCCCGACCGACAAGAAGGTCAAGGACCTGACGGATCCGGACCAGGACGCGCTGCGTAAGGAAATCGAGAAGTTCCTCGTTGAAGGCGATCTGCGCCGTGAAACGACGATGAACATCAAGCGCCTGATGGATCTGGGCTGCTATCGTGGCGTGCGCCATCGCAAGGGCCTGCCGATGCGTGGTCAGCGTACCCGCACCAATGCCCGTACCCGTAAGGGTCCGCGCAAGGCCGGCGTCGCGCTCAAGAAGTAA
- the secY gene encoding preprotein translocase subunit SecY — MAQAKNTAKYGDLRRRLVFLVLALLVYRIGAHIPVPGIDPDQLAQLFQRQSGGILGMFNLFSGGALSRFTVFALGIMPYISASIIMQLLTIVLPQLESLKKEGQAGQRKITQYTRYGTVVLATFQALGIAVALEAQPGLVLDPGLMFRATAVITLVTGTMFLMWLGEQITERGLGNGISIIIFGGIAAGLPNAIGGLFELVRTGSMGIFSAILVVAIIGAVTFVVVFIERGQRKILVNYAKRQVGNKIYGGQSSHLPLKLNMAGVIPPIFASSIILFPATIAGWFTAGNSTNPVARVVKDLAATLSPGQPVYILLYAAAIIFFCFFYTALVYNSREVADNLKKSGAFIPGIRPGEQTTRYIDKILVRLTLAGAIYITLVCLLPEFLVLRWNVPFYFGGTSLLIIVVVTMDFMAQVQSYVMSQQYESLMKKANFKGNLTLR, encoded by the coding sequence ATGGCCCAGGCCAAGAACACGGCCAAGTACGGCGATCTTCGCCGTCGGTTGGTGTTCCTGGTTCTGGCACTGCTGGTGTACCGGATCGGCGCGCACATTCCTGTGCCCGGTATCGATCCGGATCAACTGGCGCAGCTTTTCCAACGGCAGTCGGGTGGCATCCTCGGGATGTTCAACCTGTTCTCCGGCGGTGCGCTGTCGCGTTTCACGGTGTTTGCGCTGGGGATCATGCCGTACATCTCGGCGTCGATCATCATGCAACTGCTGACGATCGTGTTGCCGCAGCTGGAATCGTTGAAGAAGGAAGGCCAAGCCGGCCAGCGCAAGATTACGCAGTACACGCGCTACGGTACGGTCGTCCTGGCAACGTTCCAGGCGCTGGGGATTGCAGTGGCACTCGAAGCGCAGCCGGGTCTGGTTTTGGATCCGGGTCTGATGTTCCGGGCCACCGCCGTGATTACGCTGGTGACGGGCACCATGTTCCTGATGTGGCTGGGTGAGCAGATCACCGAGCGTGGTCTGGGCAACGGGATCTCGATCATCATTTTCGGCGGGATTGCTGCCGGGCTGCCCAATGCGATCGGCGGGTTGTTCGAGCTGGTGCGTACGGGATCGATGGGGATTTTCTCGGCGATCCTGGTGGTGGCGATTATTGGTGCGGTGACGTTCGTGGTTGTGTTCATCGAACGGGGCCAGCGCAAGATTCTCGTCAATTACGCCAAGCGGCAGGTTGGTAACAAGATTTATGGCGGACAGTCGTCGCATCTGCCGCTGAAGTTGAATATGGCCGGGGTGATTCCGCCGATCTTTGCGTCGTCGATCATTCTGTTCCCGGCCACGATCGCGGGCTGGTTTACAGCTGGCAACTCGACGAATCCGGTTGCACGGGTTGTCAAGGACCTCGCGGCAACGCTGTCGCCGGGTCAGCCGGTGTACATCCTGCTGTATGCAGCGGCGATCATCTTCTTCTGTTTCTTCTACACCGCGCTGGTCTATAACAGCCGGGAAGTGGCGGATAACCTGAAGAAAAGTGGGGCGTTCATTCCGGGCATCCGTCCGGGCGAGCAAACCACGCGGTATATCGACAAGATTCTGGTGCGGTTGACCCTGGCGGGTGCGATCTACATCACGCTGGTGTGTCTGTTGCCGGAGTTCTTGGTGCTGCGCTGGAATGTGCCGTTCTACTTCGGTGGGACATCCCTGTTGATCATCGTGGTTGTCACGATGGACTTCATGGCGCAAGTGCAGTCCTACGTGATGTCTCAGCAGTACGAGTCTTTGATGAAGAAGGCGAATTTCAAGGGAAACCTGACGCTCCGCTAA
- the rplV gene encoding 50S ribosomal protein L22 produces the protein MEVKAIHRGARISAQKTRLVADQIRGLSIERALNVLTFSPKKAAGIVKKVVESAIANAEHNEGADIDELKVKSIYIDKATSLKRFTARAKGRGNRIEKQTCHITVTLGN, from the coding sequence ATGGAAGTTAAAGCGATTCATCGCGGCGCCCGTATCTCCGCACAGAAGACGCGCCTGGTCGCTGACCAGATCCGCGGCCTGTCGATCGAGCGCGCGCTCAACGTGCTGACGTTCAGCCCGAAGAAGGCGGCTGGCATCGTGAAGAAGGTGGTTGAGTCCGCCATCGCGAACGCCGAGCACAATGAAGGCGCCGATATCGACGAGCTGAAGGTCAAGTCGATCTACATCGACAAGGCCACGTCGCTCAAGCGCTTCACGGCGCGTGCGAAGGGCCGTGGCAACCGCATCGAGAAACAAACCTGTCACATCACTGTGACGCTGGGCAACTAA
- the rplR gene encoding 50S ribosomal protein L18 — protein MNKNDSRLRRARQTRLKIAELNVARLAVHRTNLHIYAQVFSEDGTKVLASASTAEAEVRKELNGNGGNTAAATLVGKRIAEKAKAAGIEAVAFDRSGFRYHGRVKALADAAREAGLKF, from the coding sequence ATGAACAAAAATGACTCGCGTCTGCGCCGTGCACGTCAGACCCGCCTGAAAATTGCGGAACTGAACGTCGCCCGTCTGGCTGTGCACCGTACGAACCTGCACATTTATGCGCAGGTCTTCTCGGAAGATGGCACCAAGGTCCTGGCTTCGGCCTCGACGGCGGAAGCCGAAGTCCGCAAGGAACTGAACGGCAACGGTGGCAACACCGCTGCTGCCACCCTGGTGGGTAAGCGTATCGCTGAGAAGGCGAAGGCTGCCGGCATCGAAGCCGTGGCGTTCGATCGCTCGGGTTTCCGTTATCACGGTCGCGTAAAGGCTCTGGCCGACGCGGCACGCGAAGCTGGCCTGAAGTTCTAA
- the rpmC gene encoding 50S ribosomal protein L29, with translation MKASELRDKDVAGLNQELSELLKAQFGLRMQKATQQLQNTSQLKKVRRDIARVRTVLGQKGNQK, from the coding sequence ATGAAAGCATCCGAACTGCGCGACAAAGATGTCGCCGGGCTGAACCAGGAGCTCTCCGAGCTGCTGAAGGCCCAATTTGGCCTGCGCATGCAAAAAGCGACGCAACAGCTGCAGAACACCAGCCAGCTGAAGAAGGTGCGTCGTGACATCGCGCGTGTCCGCACCGTGCTGGGCCAGAAGGGGAACCAGAAATGA
- the rplO gene encoding 50S ribosomal protein L15 produces the protein MQLNNLKPAAGSKHAKRRVGRGIGSGLGKTAGRGHKGQKSRSGGFHKVGFEGGQMPLHRRLPKRGFTSLTKEFTAEVRLGDLAGLPIEEIDLLSLKQAGLVGEMVKSAKVILSGEIDKKVTLKGISATAGAKAAIEAAGGSLA, from the coding sequence ATGCAACTGAATAACCTGAAGCCGGCAGCCGGCTCCAAGCACGCCAAGCGCCGCGTTGGTCGCGGTATTGGTTCGGGCCTGGGCAAGACGGCTGGTCGTGGTCACAAGGGTCAGAAGTCGCGTTCGGGTGGTTTCCATAAGGTCGGCTTCGAAGGCGGCCAGATGCCCCTGCATCGTCGTCTGCCCAAGCGTGGTTTCACCTCGCTGACCAAGGAATTCACCGCTGAAGTGCGTCTGGGCGACCTGGCGGGCCTGCCGATCGAAGAAATCGATCTGCTGTCCCTCAAGCAAGCCGGCCTCGTTGGCGAGATGGTCAAGAGCGCCAAGGTGATCCTGTCGGGCGAAATCGACAAGAAGGTCACTCTGAAGGGTATCAGCGCGACGGCTGGGGCGAAAGCTGCAATCGAAGCGGCTGGTGGCTCGCTGGCCTAA
- the infA gene encoding translation initiation factor IF-1: MAKDDAIQMQGEVLENLPNATFRVKLENGHVVLGHISGKMRMHYIRILPGDKVTVELTPYDLSRARIVFRAK; the protein is encoded by the coding sequence ATGGCTAAAGATGACGCGATCCAGATGCAGGGCGAGGTGCTGGAAAACCTCCCCAACGCAACGTTTCGCGTCAAGCTAGAGAACGGCCACGTAGTGTTAGGCCATATTTCCGGCAAGATGCGCATGCATTACATCCGCATCTTGCCCGGGGACAAGGTGACGGTCGAATTGACCCCGTATGATCTGTCCCGCGCGCGCATCGTATTCCGGGCGAAGTGA
- the rpsE gene encoding 30S ribosomal protein S5 encodes MAKIQPKVQGDERDDGLREKMIAVNRVTKVVKGGRILGFAALTVVGDGDGRIGMGKGKAKEVPVAVQKAMDEARRKMVKVPLKNGTLQHEVVGKHGAAKVQMMPAKDGTGVIAGGPMRAIFEVMGVTNIVTKSHGSTNPYNMVRATLDGLRKMSTPAEVAAKRGKSVEEILG; translated from the coding sequence ATGGCAAAAATTCAACCTAAGGTCCAAGGGGACGAACGCGACGACGGTCTTCGCGAGAAGATGATCGCGGTCAACCGTGTGACCAAGGTGGTCAAGGGCGGCCGGATTCTCGGTTTCGCTGCTCTGACTGTGGTCGGCGACGGCGACGGCCGTATCGGCATGGGCAAGGGTAAGGCTAAGGAAGTCCCGGTGGCCGTGCAGAAGGCAATGGACGAAGCCCGTCGCAAGATGGTCAAGGTCCCGCTGAAGAACGGTACGCTGCAGCACGAAGTGGTTGGCAAGCATGGCGCCGCGAAGGTGCAGATGATGCCCGCGAAGGACGGTACCGGCGTGATCGCCGGCGGCCCGATGCGCGCTATCTTCGAAGTGATGGGCGTGACGAACATCGTGACCAAGTCGCACGGTTCGACCAATCCTTACAACATGGTGCGCGCAACGCTGGATGGCCTGCGCAAGATGAGCACCCCGGCCGAAGTTGCCGCCAAGCGTGGCAAGTCGGTCGAAGAGATCCTCGGCTAA
- the rplE gene encoding 50S ribosomal protein L5, with protein sequence MTARLQEFYKEKVVPELIKQFGYKSVMEVPRITKITLNMGLGEAINDKKVIEHATGDLIKIAGQKPIVTKARKAIAGFKIRQGYPIGTMVTLRGQRMYEFLDRFITVSLPRVRDFRGVSGKAFDGRGNYNIGVKEQIIFPEIEYDKIDALRGLNISITTTAKNDEEAKALLNAFKFPFRN encoded by the coding sequence ATGACTGCACGTCTGCAAGAGTTTTACAAAGAGAAGGTTGTGCCCGAACTGATCAAGCAGTTTGGTTACAAATCCGTGATGGAAGTGCCGCGTATCACCAAGATCACCCTGAACATGGGTCTTGGTGAAGCCATCAATGACAAGAAGGTCATCGAGCACGCCACGGGCGACCTGATCAAGATCGCTGGCCAGAAGCCGATCGTGACGAAAGCCCGCAAGGCTATCGCCGGCTTCAAGATTCGCCAGGGTTACCCGATCGGTACGATGGTCACGCTGCGTGGCCAACGTATGTACGAATTCCTGGATCGCTTCATCACCGTGTCGCTGCCCCGCGTGCGCGACTTCCGTGGTGTGTCGGGTAAGGCGTTCGATGGTCGCGGCAACTACAACATCGGTGTGAAAGAGCAGATCATTTTCCCCGAGATCGAGTACGACAAGATCGACGCACTCCGTGGTCTGAACATCAGCATCACGACGACTGCGAAGAACGACGAGGAAGCGAAGGCGCTCCTCAATGCGTTCAAGTTCCCGTTCCGTAATTAA
- the rplX gene encoding 50S ribosomal protein L24 → MNKIRKGDRVIVRTGKDKGKQGTVLAVLAEHVTVEGVNVAKKHVRPNPMLGTTGGVVDKVMPIHISNVALVDANGKPSRVGIKVEGGVKTRVLKTTGAAVGA, encoded by the coding sequence ATGAACAAGATTCGCAAGGGCGATCGCGTCATCGTCCGTACCGGTAAAGACAAGGGCAAGCAAGGTACTGTGCTGGCCGTGCTCGCCGAGCATGTGACGGTTGAAGGCGTGAACGTTGCCAAGAAGCACGTGCGTCCGAACCCGATGCTGGGTACCACGGGTGGTGTGGTCGACAAGGTCATGCCCATCCATATTTCGAACGTTGCGCTCGTGGATGCCAATGGCAAGCCGTCGCGCGTCGGCATCAAGGTTGAAGGCGGCGTGAAGACGCGCGTGCTGAAGACCACCGGTGCTGCCGTCGGCGCTTGA
- the rplF gene encoding 50S ribosomal protein L6 → MSRVGKAPIALPKGAEVNFAGGLLTVKGPLGTLTQPIHSLVKVTTDNGTITFAPADESREANALQGTMRALTANMVKGVTTGFERKLNLVGVGYRASVQGTALKLQLGFSHDVIHEMPDGVKAETPTQTEIIIKGSDKQKVGQVAAEVRGYRPPEPYKGKGVRYADERVILKETKKK, encoded by the coding sequence ATGTCTCGCGTAGGTAAGGCTCCCATCGCGCTGCCCAAGGGCGCCGAAGTTAATTTCGCTGGTGGTCTGCTGACCGTTAAGGGCCCGCTGGGCACCCTGACCCAGCCGATCCACTCGCTGGTCAAGGTCACCACCGACAACGGCACGATCACGTTCGCGCCGGCAGATGAGTCGCGTGAAGCCAATGCGCTGCAAGGTACGATGCGCGCCCTGACGGCCAACATGGTCAAGGGTGTGACGACGGGCTTCGAGCGCAAGCTGAACCTGGTCGGCGTGGGTTACCGTGCATCGGTTCAGGGCACCGCTCTGAAGCTGCAACTCGGTTTCTCGCACGACGTGATCCATGAGATGCCGGATGGCGTGAAGGCGGAAACGCCGACGCAAACCGAGATCATCATCAAGGGTTCGGACAAGCAAAAAGTTGGTCAGGTCGCCGCTGAAGTGCGTGGTTATCGTCCGCCGGAGCCTTACAAGGGCAAGGGTGTGCGCTACGCCGATGAGCGTGTGATCCTGAAGGAAACCAAGAAGAAGTAA
- the rpmD gene encoding 50S ribosomal protein L30 → MSQKTVKVQLVRSLIGTREDHRATVRGLGLRRMNSVSELQDTPAVRGMINKVSYLVKVIG, encoded by the coding sequence ATGTCGCAGAAAACCGTGAAAGTCCAACTCGTGCGCAGCCTGATCGGTACGCGCGAAGACCACCGCGCCACGGTGCGCGGCCTGGGCCTGCGCCGCATGAACTCGGTGTCCGAATTGCAGGACACGCCCGCAGTGCGCGGCATGATCAACAAGGTGTCCTACCTGGTCAAGGTCATCGGCTAA
- the rpsK gene encoding 30S ribosomal protein S11, protein MAKAANTAAQRARKKVRKNVADGIAHVHASFNNTIITITDRQGNALSWATSGGQGFKGSRKSTPFAAQVAAESAGRVAQDQGIKNLEVRIKGPGPGRESAVRALNNLGIKIQLIEDVTPVPHNGCRPPKRRRI, encoded by the coding sequence ATGGCAAAAGCAGCGAATACCGCCGCCCAGCGCGCGCGCAAGAAGGTTCGCAAGAACGTCGCCGACGGCATCGCGCACGTTCACGCGTCGTTCAACAACACAATCATCACGATCACCGACCGCCAGGGCAACGCTCTGTCGTGGGCGACGTCGGGTGGCCAAGGCTTCAAGGGCTCGCGTAAGTCGACGCCGTTCGCCGCCCAGGTTGCAGCTGAAAGTGCTGGCCGCGTGGCGCAGGACCAAGGCATCAAGAACCTGGAAGTGCGCATCAAGGGCCCGGGCCCGGGTCGTGAATCGGCTGTGCGTGCACTGAACAACCTGGGTATCAAGATCCAGTTGATCGAAGACGTGACGCCGGTGCCGCATAACGGCTGCCGCCCGCCGAAGCGTCGTCGTATCTAA
- the rpsH gene encoding 30S ribosomal protein S8: MSMSDPIADMLTRIRNAQAVEKASVVMPSSKLKVAIAKVLKDEGYIDEFAVTEQGGKSTLTIGLKYYAGRPVIERLERVSKPGLRVYKGRNEIPQVMNGLGVAIISTPQGLMTDRRARATGVGGEVICYVA; encoded by the coding sequence ATGAGCATGAGCGATCCGATCGCCGATATGCTGACGCGTATCCGCAACGCGCAAGCGGTGGAAAAAGCGTCGGTGGTCATGCCGTCGTCGAAGCTGAAGGTGGCAATCGCCAAAGTCCTGAAGGACGAAGGCTACATCGACGAATTCGCCGTGACCGAGCAGGGTGGCAAGTCCACGCTGACGATTGGTCTGAAGTACTACGCTGGCCGCCCGGTCATAGAGCGCCTGGAGCGCGTCTCGAAGCCTGGTCTGCGTGTGTACAAGGGCCGTAATGAAATTCCGCAAGTGATGAACGGCCTGGGTGTCGCCATCATCTCGACCCCGCAGGGTCTGATGACGGACCGCCGCGCCCGCGCAACCGGTGTCGGTGGCGAAGTCATTTGCTACGTCGCCTAA
- the rplP gene encoding 50S ribosomal protein L16, with protein MLQPKRRKYRKEQKGRNTGIATRGNAVSFGEFGLKAMGRGRLTARQIESARRAMTRHIKRGGRIWIRIFPDKPISKKPAEVRMGNGKGNPEYYVAEIQPGKMLYEMDGVGEELAREAFRLAAAKLPIATSFVVRQVGT; from the coding sequence ATGCTGCAACCTAAGCGCAGGAAGTACCGCAAGGAGCAGAAGGGCCGTAACACCGGTATCGCGACGCGCGGCAACGCAGTCTCGTTCGGCGAGTTCGGTCTGAAGGCGATGGGCCGCGGCCGTCTGACCGCACGTCAGATTGAGTCGGCCCGTCGTGCGATGACCCGTCACATCAAGCGTGGCGGCCGCATTTGGATCCGGATTTTCCCGGACAAGCCGATCTCGAAGAAGCCTGCCGAAGTCCGTATGGGTAACGGTAAGGGCAACCCGGAATACTACGTGGCTGAAATTCAGCCGGGCAAGATGCTGTACGAAATGGACGGCGTTGGCGAAGAACTGGCACGCGAGGCATTCCGCCTGGCCGCTGCCAAGCTGCCGATCGCGACCAGCTTCGTGGTGCGTCAGGTCGGAACGTAA
- the rplN gene encoding 50S ribosomal protein L14, with the protein MIQTESRLEVADNTGAREVMCIKVLGGSKRRYASVGDIIKVSVKDAAPRGRVKKGDIYNAVVVRTAKGVRRPDGSLIKFDGNAAVLLNTKLEPIGTRIFGPVTRELRTERFMKIVSLAPEVL; encoded by the coding sequence ATGATTCAGACAGAAAGCCGGCTCGAAGTGGCCGATAACACGGGTGCGCGTGAAGTCATGTGCATCAAGGTGCTGGGCGGCTCGAAGCGCCGCTACGCCAGCGTCGGCGACATCATCAAGGTCAGCGTCAAGGACGCTGCCCCGCGTGGTCGCGTGAAGAAGGGCGATATCTACAATGCCGTGGTGGTGCGTACCGCCAAGGGCGTGCGCCGTCCCGACGGCTCGCTCATCAAGTTCGACGGCAATGCCGCCGTGCTGCTGAACACCAAGCTTGAGCCGATCGGCACCCGTATCTTCGGGCCGGTCACTCGCGAACTCCGTACCGAGCGCTTCATGAAGATCGTGTCGCTCGCGCCGGAAGTGCTGTAA
- the rpsQ gene encoding 30S ribosomal protein S17, with protein MTEAATSLKRTLVGRVVSNKMDKTVTVLIENRVKHPLYGKYVVRSKKYHAHDEANQYNEGDKVEITESRPLSRTKSWVVSRLLEAARVI; from the coding sequence ATGACTGAAGCCGCAACGTCCCTGAAGCGCACGCTCGTCGGTCGCGTTGTCAGCAACAAGATGGACAAGACTGTTACTGTCCTGATCGAAAACCGCGTGAAACATCCGCTGTACGGCAAGTACGTGGTGCGCTCTAAGAAATACCATGCGCACGACGAAGCCAACCAGTACAACGAAGGCGACAAGGTTGAGATCACGGAATCGCGTCCGCTCTCCCGCACGAAGTCGTGGGTGGTGTCGCGTCTGCTTGAAGCTGCACGCGTGATCTAA
- the rpsS gene encoding 30S ribosomal protein S19 — protein sequence MTRSVKKGPFIDAHLLKKVEAAVQTKDKKPIKTWSRRSTILPDFIGLTIAVHNGRQHVPVYVTENMVGHKLGEFALTRTFKGHAADKKAKR from the coding sequence ATGACTCGTTCCGTAAAAAAGGGTCCTTTCATTGACGCCCACCTGCTGAAGAAGGTTGAGGCGGCAGTGCAGACGAAGGACAAGAAGCCCATCAAGACGTGGTCGCGTCGTTCGACCATTCTGCCGGACTTCATCGGCCTGACGATTGCCGTTCACAACGGCCGTCAGCACGTGCCCGTGTATGTCACGGAAAACATGGTTGGCCACAAGCTCGGCGAATTTGCGCTCACGCGTACGTTCAAGGGCCACGCTGCCGACAAGAAAGCGAAGCGATAA
- the rpsC gene encoding 30S ribosomal protein S3 — MGQKIHPTGFRLAVSRNWASRWYASNTQFAGMLKEDIEVREFLKKKLKNASVGRVVIERPAKNARITIYSSRPGVVIGKKGEDIELLKAELQRRMGVPVHVNIEEIRKPEVDAQLIADSITQQLERRIMFRRAMKRAMQNAMRLGAQGIKIMSSGRLNGIEIARTEWYREGRVPLHTLRADIDYGFSEAETTYGIIGVKVWVYKGDHLGRNDAPVVEEPQEERRKRPGRPEGRRREGEGRPAGQRRGAGAGARRGADAKTGE, encoded by the coding sequence ATGGGACAGAAGATTCATCCGACTGGCTTCCGTCTGGCTGTCAGCCGTAACTGGGCATCGCGTTGGTACGCGAGCAACACCCAGTTTGCCGGCATGCTCAAGGAAGACATCGAGGTTCGCGAGTTTCTGAAGAAGAAGCTGAAGAACGCGTCGGTGGGCCGCGTGGTCATCGAGCGTCCGGCCAAGAATGCTCGTATCACCATTTACAGCTCGCGTCCGGGCGTGGTGATCGGCAAGAAGGGCGAGGACATCGAACTGCTGAAGGCTGAACTGCAGCGTCGCATGGGCGTGCCCGTGCACGTGAACATCGAAGAAATCCGCAAGCCGGAAGTCGATGCACAGCTGATCGCCGATTCGATCACGCAGCAGCTCGAGCGCCGCATCATGTTCCGTCGCGCAATGAAGCGCGCGATGCAGAACGCGATGCGTCTGGGTGCCCAAGGCATCAAGATCATGAGCTCGGGCCGTCTGAACGGCATCGAAATCGCCCGTACCGAGTGGTACCGCGAAGGCCGTGTGCCCCTGCACACGCTGCGCGCCGATATCGACTACGGCTTCTCCGAAGCGGAAACCACCTACGGCATCATCGGTGTCAAGGTGTGGGTGTACAAGGGTGACCACCTCGGTCGCAACGACGCACCCGTCGTGGAAGAGCCGCAAGAAGAGCGCCGCAAGCGTCCGGGTCGCCCGGAAGGTCGTCGCCGTGAGGGCGAAGGTCGCCCGGCCGGTCAGCGCCGCGGTGCTGGTGCAGGTGCCCGTCGTGGCGCCGACGCCAAGACTGGAGAATAA
- the rpsD gene encoding 30S ribosomal protein S4, protein MARYTGPKAKLSRREGTDLFLKSARRSLADKCKLDSKPGQHGRTSGARTSDYGNQLREKQKVKRIYGVLERQFRRYFAEADRRKGNTGETLLQLLESRLDNVVYRMGFGSTRAEARQLVSHKAILVNGQALNVPSAQIKTGDVIAIREKSKKQVRIAESLTLAEQTGFPTWVAVDAKKMEGTFKQIPDRADIAGDINESLIVELYSR, encoded by the coding sequence GTGGCACGCTATACCGGTCCCAAGGCGAAACTGTCTCGCCGCGAAGGTACTGACCTTTTCCTGAAGAGCGCACGTCGCTCCCTCGCCGACAAGTGCAAGCTGGACAGCAAGCCTGGTCAGCACGGCCGCACCTCCGGCGCCCGCACCTCCGACTACGGCAACCAACTGCGTGAAAAGCAGAAGGTCAAGCGCATCTACGGCGTGCTTGAGCGTCAGTTCCGCCGCTACTTCGCTGAAGCCGATCGTCGCAAGGGCAACACGGGTGAAACCCTGTTGCAACTGCTGGAATCGCGCTTGGACAACGTCGTGTACCGCATGGGCTTCGGCTCGACCCGCGCGGAAGCGCGTCAGCTGGTGTCGCACAAGGCGATCCTGGTGAACGGTCAAGCCCTGAACGTGCCGTCGGCCCAGATCAAGACGGGCGACGTGATTGCCATCCGTGAAAAGTCGAAGAAGCAAGTGCGTATTGCTGAATCGCTGACGCTGGCAGAGCAAACCGGCTTCCCGACGTGGGTTGCCGTGGATGCCAAGAAGATGGAAGGCACCTTCAAGCAAATTCCGGATCGCGCAGATATTGCCGGCGACATCAACGAAAGCCTGATCGTCGAATTGTATTCGCGTTAA